From a region of the Eulemur rufifrons isolate Redbay chromosome 7, OSU_ERuf_1, whole genome shotgun sequence genome:
- the LOC138385875 gene encoding LOW QUALITY PROTEIN: butyrophilin-like protein 3 (The sequence of the model RefSeq protein was modified relative to this genomic sequence to represent the inferred CDS: substituted 2 bases at 2 genomic stop codons), giving the protein MRTPSVLESSSNQTDRGSASGKRVTKLRTFFQPSPWFLASILLTLLCFGVCVVIIGMRISFSKSQGKIQAELKWRKIHRQADLREXQKHAVEVTLDPDMAHPQFHIFDMKAVCYRNTPQEVPHSEKRFARICVVAPQGFQARKHYWEVDIGHNKVWYLGVCCDDVDRSTENVTLSPNNGYWVLGLEVGSWYFAINPHTINPFPRTAPEXVGVFLDCEGGSISFLSINNHSLIYIMTYQFEGLLRPYIQHEAYYEENVAPIVICPVPQ; this is encoded by the exons ATGAGGACACCTTCTGTCCTTGAGAGCAGTAGCAACCAGACTGATAGAGGCTCTGCCTCAGGCAAGAGGGTGACCAAGCTGAGG ACATTTTTCCAGCCTTCACCCTGGTTCCTGGCTTCTATTTTACTGACATTACTCTGCTTTGGTGTATGTGTTGTTATCATTGGGATGAGGATTTCATTTTCCAAATCCCAGg GGAAAATCCAGGCAGAATTGA aatgGAGAAAGATACACAGACAGG CAGATTTGAGAGAGTAACAGAAACATGCAG TGGAGGTGACTCTGGACCCAGACATGGCTCACCCCCAGTTCCACATTTTTGATATGAAAGCTGTATGCTATAGGAATACTCCCCAGGAGGTGCCCCACTCAGAGAAGAGATTTGCAAGAATTTGTGTGGTGGCTCCCCAGGGTTTTCAGGCAAGGAAACATTACTGGGAGGTGGATATAGGACACAATAAAGTGTGGTACTTGGGAGTGTGCTGTGATGATGTGGACAGAAGTACAGAGAATGTGACTTTGTCTCCCAACAATGGGTACTGGGTCCTTGGACTGGAGGTGGGATCTTGGTATTTTGCGATCAATCCCCATACAATCAACCCCTTCCCAAGAACTGCCCCTGAATGAGTGGGGGTGTTTTTGGACTGTGAGGGTGGGTCCATCTCTTTTCTCAGTATAAATAATCACTCCCTCATTTATATCATGACATATCAGTTTGAAGGCTTATTGAGACCCTATATCCAACATGAGGCCTATTATGAGGAAAATGTAGCTCCCATAGTCATCTGTCCAGTGCCACAGTGA